A window of the Rhizobium sp. 9140 genome harbors these coding sequences:
- a CDS encoding conjugal transfer protein TrbE, which produces MVALRSLRPSAPSFADLVPYAGLVDNGTILLKDGSLMAGWYFAGPDSESATDFERNDLSRQINTILSRLGSGWMIQVEAVRIPTTDYPSAERSHFPDAVTRMIDDERRKHFEQERGHFESRHALVLTYRPPERRRSGVTRYIYSDTESRTATYADTVLDSFRRSTREIEQYLGNVISIERMRTREVPERGGTRIARYDELFQFIRFCITGENHPVRLPEIPMYLDWLATAELEHGLTPKVENRFLSAIAIDGLPAESWPGILNSLDLLPLTYRWSSRFIFLDAEEAKQRLERTRKKWQQKVRPFFDQLFQTQSRSVDQDAMAMVAETEDAIAEASSQLVAYGYYTPVIILFDESREKLADKAESVRRLIQAEGFGARIETLNATDAFLGSLPGNWYCNIREPLINTRNLADLIPLNSVWSGSPLAPCPFYPPDAPPLTQVASGSSPFRLNLHVDDVGHTLIFGPTGSGKSTLLALIAAQFRRYEGAQVFAFDKGNSILPLTLAVDGNHYEIGGEAGEGARLAFCPLSDLSTDTDRAWASEWIETLVSLQGVTVTPDHRNAISRQIGLMAGAPGRSLSDFVSGVQMREIKDALHHYTVDGPMGQLLDAERDSLTLGLFQCFEIEQLMNMGERNLVPVLTYLFRRIEKRLTGTPSLIILDEAWLMLGHPVFRDKIREWLKVLRKANCAVVLATQSISDAERSGIIDVLKESCPTKICLPNGAARESGTREFYERIGFNPRQIEIVATAIPKREYYVTSPDGRRLFDMALGPLTLSFVGASGKADLARIRELLSTFGKDWPTQWLNERGINRYA; this is translated from the coding sequence ATGGTCGCTTTGCGTTCCCTTCGCCCGTCTGCACCGTCGTTCGCCGATCTCGTGCCCTATGCCGGACTGGTCGACAATGGGACCATTCTTCTCAAGGACGGAAGTCTCATGGCGGGGTGGTATTTTGCCGGCCCTGACTCCGAGAGCGCCACGGATTTCGAGCGCAACGATCTGTCCCGTCAGATCAATACGATCCTTTCACGGCTAGGTTCCGGCTGGATGATCCAGGTCGAGGCCGTGCGCATCCCAACGACTGACTATCCTTCTGCGGAACGCAGTCATTTCCCCGATGCTGTCACTCGAATGATCGATGATGAGCGGCGCAAGCACTTCGAACAAGAGCGCGGGCATTTCGAGAGCCGGCATGCGCTCGTCCTGACATATCGCCCTCCCGAGCGCCGGCGATCTGGCGTCACGCGTTATATCTACTCGGACACTGAGAGCCGGACGGCGACCTATGCCGACACAGTGCTCGACAGTTTCAGGCGCTCTACCCGAGAGATCGAGCAGTACCTCGGCAACGTCATCTCAATCGAGCGTATGCGGACGCGTGAGGTGCCGGAACGCGGTGGCACCCGCATTGCCCGCTACGATGAGCTGTTCCAGTTCATCCGGTTCTGCATCACCGGTGAAAACCACCCAGTCCGTCTGCCTGAAATTCCGATGTATTTGGATTGGCTGGCGACCGCGGAGCTGGAGCACGGCCTCACCCCGAAAGTAGAAAACCGGTTCCTCAGCGCGATTGCGATCGACGGTTTGCCGGCCGAGAGCTGGCCAGGTATCTTGAATAGCCTCGATCTCTTGCCGCTCACCTACCGCTGGTCGTCGCGCTTCATCTTTCTGGATGCTGAGGAAGCCAAACAGCGGTTGGAGCGCACGCGCAAGAAATGGCAGCAGAAGGTACGGCCCTTTTTCGACCAGCTCTTCCAGACGCAGAGCCGATCGGTTGACCAGGACGCAATGGCCATGGTCGCGGAAACTGAAGACGCGATCGCCGAGGCTTCTTCGCAGCTGGTCGCTTATGGCTATTACACGCCGGTGATCATCCTATTCGACGAGAGCAGAGAAAAGCTTGCCGATAAAGCCGAGTCCGTTCGAAGGTTGATCCAGGCTGAAGGATTTGGCGCGCGGATCGAGACGTTGAATGCGACGGACGCGTTCCTCGGGAGCCTGCCAGGCAACTGGTACTGCAACATCCGGGAACCGCTGATAAACACCCGCAACCTCGCTGACCTGATCCCCCTCAATTCCGTCTGGTCGGGCAGTCCGCTTGCGCCCTGCCCGTTCTATCCACCCGACGCGCCGCCACTGACACAGGTGGCTTCCGGATCGTCACCCTTCCGACTGAACCTTCACGTGGATGATGTCGGGCATACGCTTATTTTCGGACCAACCGGTTCCGGCAAGTCAACGCTTCTCGCGCTCATCGCAGCGCAATTTCGCCGGTATGAGGGTGCGCAGGTTTTCGCCTTCGACAAAGGCAACTCCATCCTTCCGCTTACGCTGGCCGTGGATGGCAATCATTACGAAATCGGCGGCGAGGCAGGGGAGGGGGCTAGGCTTGCCTTTTGCCCTCTCTCCGACCTCTCGACCGATACCGACCGCGCCTGGGCTTCCGAATGGATCGAAACACTCGTCTCCCTGCAGGGTGTCACGGTCACCCCGGACCACCGAAACGCCATATCTCGGCAGATCGGTTTGATGGCGGGGGCGCCAGGCCGGTCGCTGTCGGATTTTGTGAGCGGCGTGCAGATGCGGGAGATCAAGGACGCGTTGCACCACTACACTGTTGACGGCCCCATGGGCCAGCTTCTCGACGCTGAACGGGATTCGCTAACCCTCGGTCTGTTCCAGTGCTTCGAGATCGAGCAACTGATGAATATGGGCGAGCGAAATCTCGTCCCCGTGCTGACCTATCTGTTTCGCCGGATCGAAAAACGGCTCACGGGGACACCAAGCCTCATCATTCTCGATGAGGCTTGGCTGATGCTCGGCCACCCGGTGTTCCGCGACAAGATCCGCGAGTGGCTGAAGGTGTTACGAAAGGCAAACTGCGCTGTCGTTCTCGCCACCCAGTCAATTTCGGACGCAGAACGTTCGGGCATCATCGATGTCCTGAAGGAGTCTTGCCCAACCAAGATCTGCCTCCCGAACGGTGCGGCTCGGGAATCCGGGACACGAGAATTTTATGAGCGTATCGGCTTCAATCCTCGCCAGATTGAAATCGTCGCAACCGCCATTCCAAAGCGTGAATATTACGTGACGTCGCCGGACGGACGCCGCCTTTTCGATATGGCGCTGGGGCCGCTCACCCTCTCCTTCGTCGGTGCTTCCGGCAAAGCCGACCTCGCTCGGATCCGGGAACTTCTCTCAACCTTCGGCAAAGACTGGCCAACCCAATGGCTCAATGAAAGAGGGATCAATCGCTATGCTTGA
- the trbH gene encoding conjugal transfer protein TrbH: protein MRLCLFPFVAAVLLSGCQTGTDALTTSAAPSTVTGPAASAIAGDIAGRYAEQAGSTATPIRLHNDTSDFATALKAALKGWGFTVVTDDNARSLKDTAKPIELAYSLIDVDGQVLARLSSQTLELGRAYSVSSGGATPASPLSLMKRN from the coding sequence ATGCGCCTTTGCCTTTTTCCTTTTGTCGCTGCCGTTCTTCTCTCTGGTTGCCAGACCGGAACTGACGCGCTCACGACGAGCGCCGCGCCTTCGACGGTAACAGGCCCCGCCGCAAGCGCGATCGCCGGCGACATAGCTGGACGTTATGCCGAGCAGGCAGGGTCAACCGCCACGCCGATCAGGCTTCACAACGACACATCGGATTTCGCGACCGCGCTCAAGGCCGCGTTGAAGGGGTGGGGGTTCACTGTCGTGACGGATGACAACGCGCGCTCCTTGAAAGACACCGCCAAACCGATCGAGCTGGCATATTCGTTGATCGACGTTGACGGACAGGTGCTGGCGAGACTTTCCAGCCAGACACTCGAGCTTGGGCGGGCCTATTCCGTGTCATCAGGCGGCGCCACGCCGGCGAGCCCGCTCTCATTAATGAAGCGAAACTGA
- the trbJ gene encoding P-type conjugative transfer protein TrbJ, whose protein sequence is MLDHILSLKRKSATAVVAAFAVCASAPAFAGSATGAATEWTQLANNAQLVDLLKSSGLQVDNQLTQISQLAEQIQNQLNIYENMLQNTAQLPDHIWGQVENDLNRLRDIIDQGQSISFSMGSADDVLKQRFQSYADLQTAAANGTDLSSNYARWSDTNRDTIASTLKAASLTADQFDSEEDTMRSLRNMSETADGQMKALQVGHEIAAQQVGQMQKLRGLVSQQMTMMGTWLQSEQTDKDLAQARREKFFNADTSAVPDGQKMEPRW, encoded by the coding sequence ATGCTTGACCATATCCTATCGCTCAAAAGAAAATCCGCGACCGCTGTCGTGGCAGCTTTTGCAGTCTGCGCTTCGGCACCAGCATTTGCCGGCTCAGCGACGGGCGCCGCAACCGAGTGGACACAGCTTGCCAACAATGCACAGCTCGTCGACCTCCTTAAAAGCTCCGGCCTGCAAGTCGACAATCAGCTGACACAGATCAGCCAGTTGGCCGAGCAGATCCAGAACCAGCTGAACATCTACGAAAACATGCTGCAAAACACGGCGCAGCTGCCCGATCACATCTGGGGCCAAGTCGAAAACGACCTCAACCGGCTGCGGGATATCATCGATCAGGGACAGAGCATCTCTTTCTCGATGGGGAGCGCAGATGATGTGCTGAAACAGCGCTTTCAATCCTATGCTGATCTTCAGACTGCCGCCGCCAACGGGACGGACCTATCCTCGAACTATGCCCGTTGGTCAGATACCAACCGCGACACCATCGCCAGCACGCTCAAGGCTGCAAGCCTGACGGCTGACCAGTTCGACAGCGAGGAGGATACGATGCGCTCCCTCCGAAACATGTCGGAAACGGCCGATGGCCAAATGAAAGCTCTGCAGGTCGGCCACGAAATTGCGGCGCAACAGGTTGGGCAAATGCAAAAGCTGCGTGGTCTCGTCTCCCAGCAAATGACGATGATGGGGACGTGGCTGCAAAGCGAGCAGACCGACAAGGATCTGGCACAAGCTCGGCGGGAAAAGTTCTTCAACGCCGACACCAGTGCCGTCCCCGACGGTCAGAAGATGGAGCCCCGCTGGTGA
- a CDS encoding conjugal transfer protein TrbF, with product MAAQRAPENPYIAARQEWSERYGSYVRAASAWRMVGILSLGMAVIGFGYSLYLSTQVKLVPYIVEVDKLGNTVSAGFPQQIEYADARVIRATLGGFITSFRSITPDAVVQKQYIDRTYALLRTSDPSTQKINAWFRGNSPFEKAVNATVAIEVNNIVALSNQTYQIDWTEYERDRKGKEIATRRFRGIATVAITAPLDEATIRLNPIGLYVKDFDWTAQL from the coding sequence ATGGCAGCGCAACGCGCCCCGGAGAACCCGTACATTGCCGCGAGGCAGGAATGGTCGGAACGATACGGCTCTTACGTGAGGGCGGCCTCGGCATGGCGGATGGTCGGTATCTTGAGCCTCGGCATGGCGGTGATCGGTTTTGGTTATTCATTATATCTGAGCACGCAAGTGAAGCTCGTTCCCTACATCGTCGAGGTCGACAAGCTCGGAAACACCGTATCGGCAGGATTTCCGCAGCAGATCGAATATGCCGACGCCCGAGTCATCCGGGCCACGCTCGGCGGATTTATCACCAGTTTCCGCTCCATTACGCCCGACGCTGTCGTCCAGAAGCAATACATCGACAGGACCTATGCGCTTCTCAGGACGAGCGATCCGTCAACCCAGAAGATCAATGCCTGGTTCCGCGGCAACTCGCCATTCGAAAAGGCCGTGAATGCGACCGTCGCCATCGAGGTGAACAACATCGTCGCGCTGTCGAACCAGACCTATCAAATCGACTGGACTGAGTACGAACGGGACCGCAAGGGCAAGGAAATCGCGACACGCCGATTTCGCGGCATAGCCACGGTGGCGATCACCGCGCCCCTGGACGAGGCAACGATCCGGCTCAATCCGATCGGCCTCTATGTCAAGGACTTCGACTGGACCGCGCAACTGTAA
- a CDS encoding conjugal transfer protein TrbD has translation MGEPHSALQRNRIHRALSRPNLLMGADRELLLFTGLVAIILIFVVLTLYSALFGIAIWFVIVGALRMMAKSDPLMRHVYVRHLRYRHHYLPTSTPWRRF, from the coding sequence ATGGGTGAGCCGCATTCCGCTCTCCAACGCAATCGCATTCACCGCGCTCTTTCACGACCGAATCTGCTGATGGGGGCAGACCGAGAGCTCCTGCTTTTCACAGGGCTGGTGGCGATCATCCTGATCTTCGTCGTGCTCACCCTGTATTCAGCGCTGTTCGGCATCGCCATCTGGTTCGTGATCGTCGGCGCACTGCGCATGATGGCAAAATCCGATCCCCTCATGCGTCATGTCTACGTGCGGCATTTGCGCTACCGGCATCACTACCTGCCCACGTCTACGCCGTGGCGGCGTTTTTAG
- the trbL gene encoding P-type conjugative transfer protein TrbL has protein sequence MLFATGLACLMLAGPAFAQQGQVLTELENQVSSAAKGWETTIMDAARSLFWILAGIEVGIAAVWLAIQSASLDSWFAELVRRIMFIGFFAFVLTQGPTFAKAVVDSLYQIGAGSGSASPAEVFDAGIRVASQMSEQAKFGVFEDNALAIAAVLAMGIVVICFSLVAAIFVAVMVEMYVGLLAGMIMLGLGGSSFTKDFAVRYLVYAFGVGMKLMALVMIAKIGSGVLLGLAQAPTAETDQFITTLAIAGISVVVFIIAMYVPNIMQGVVQGASVSGGMEAIQHGGQAASFATGGAFLAAGAAGAGFAAGQAARAAGSSFGGAAIRGVGAGLGSAGQAAGSAAKEKAIGSPGAYAGSILGLANAKLDQARGKGASTAQPPERQDKP, from the coding sequence ATGCTTTTTGCAACCGGCCTTGCCTGCCTTATGCTGGCCGGCCCAGCGTTTGCACAGCAGGGCCAAGTCCTCACGGAGCTTGAAAATCAGGTTTCTTCCGCTGCCAAGGGCTGGGAAACAACCATCATGGATGCGGCAAGGTCTCTGTTCTGGATCCTCGCCGGAATAGAGGTGGGGATTGCCGCAGTGTGGCTCGCCATTCAGTCGGCATCCCTCGACAGCTGGTTCGCAGAGCTTGTGCGGAGGATCATGTTCATCGGTTTTTTTGCCTTTGTTTTGACCCAGGGACCAACGTTTGCCAAAGCTGTTGTCGATAGTCTCTATCAGATCGGGGCCGGTAGTGGGTCAGCTTCGCCCGCGGAGGTGTTCGATGCGGGTATCCGTGTCGCTTCGCAGATGTCGGAACAGGCCAAGTTCGGTGTCTTCGAGGATAATGCTCTTGCGATCGCAGCCGTTCTCGCCATGGGTATTGTTGTGATCTGCTTCTCGCTGGTGGCAGCGATTTTCGTGGCTGTGATGGTCGAGATGTATGTCGGCCTACTCGCGGGAATGATTATGCTCGGCCTCGGTGGATCCTCGTTCACCAAGGACTTTGCTGTCCGATATCTCGTTTATGCTTTCGGCGTTGGCATGAAGCTCATGGCGTTGGTCATGATCGCTAAAATCGGCTCCGGTGTCCTCTTGGGACTTGCTCAGGCCCCAACCGCCGAGACCGACCAGTTCATCACGACACTTGCGATCGCCGGCATCTCGGTCGTTGTGTTTATCATCGCGATGTATGTTCCAAACATCATGCAGGGCGTCGTTCAGGGGGCGTCTGTTTCCGGCGGGATGGAAGCCATTCAGCACGGTGGGCAGGCGGCGTCTTTCGCGACTGGCGGAGCCTTCCTGGCCGCAGGTGCGGCCGGAGCAGGATTTGCAGCAGGTCAAGCGGCGCGGGCCGCCGGATCATCCTTTGGAGGAGCGGCTATTCGCGGAGTGGGTGCAGGCCTTGGCTCGGCCGGGCAGGCCGCAGGATCCGCAGCCAAGGAGAAGGCGATTGGGTCGCCCGGTGCCTATGCCGGCTCCATCCTTGGCCTGGCGAACGCGAAGCTCGACCAGGCTCGTGGCAAAGGAGCCTCAACCGCTCAACCGCCGGAACGACAAGACAAACCGTAA
- the trbI gene encoding IncP-type conjugal transfer protein TrbI, translating to MVQSLQLGNPSITSQEKGMKRLNRLPVFFGIGITVVVACVLVYGISSRGLRFGDRIPDEAGSNVPASTFADQIKRGVKDGIIGDREEQSVFQPTPTTRTKVEAKPIEEEQIKQQAREERRPQMESEEEWLARLRREQREQVLREQQRQRMASLQARATAFDSPLKVKISELGNVPSDTRTTDRQPTTNNGASDLYAAAMKSGLMGQNADPNGQTSKEDFFNADIKDLGYLPNQVVPQQSRYELKRGSVIPATMITGIISDLPGRITAQVSQHIYDSATGHFLLIPQGTKLLGRYDSKVSFGQSRVLVVWTDVIFPNGSTLQIGGMAGTDSQGYGGFSDKVNNHYFRTFGSAALVALIGTGIDMAVPESSTLATQDTASDAARRNFAETFGRVAEQTISKNLNVQPTIQIRPGYKFNVLVDQDIVFPGNYGG from the coding sequence ATGGTCCAGTCGCTCCAGCTCGGCAATCCGAGCATCACCTCGCAGGAAAAGGGCATGAAACGGCTCAATCGCCTGCCGGTGTTCTTTGGCATCGGTATCACAGTCGTCGTCGCCTGTGTCCTTGTCTACGGCATCTCATCCAGGGGACTGCGGTTCGGCGACAGAATTCCGGATGAAGCAGGCTCGAACGTCCCGGCCTCGACCTTCGCTGATCAGATCAAGCGCGGGGTGAAAGACGGCATCATCGGGGATCGCGAAGAGCAGTCCGTATTCCAACCCACGCCCACAACCCGGACAAAGGTGGAAGCCAAGCCGATTGAAGAAGAGCAGATAAAGCAGCAAGCACGGGAAGAGCGCCGACCGCAAATGGAGTCGGAAGAAGAATGGTTGGCCCGACTTCGCCGCGAGCAGCGCGAACAAGTCCTGCGTGAACAGCAGCGACAGCGGATGGCCAGCCTTCAGGCGCGTGCCACTGCCTTTGACTCGCCGCTGAAGGTCAAAATCTCGGAGCTGGGAAATGTGCCCAGCGACACCAGGACAACAGACCGGCAGCCAACCACCAATAACGGTGCCTCCGATCTCTATGCGGCGGCCATGAAATCGGGTTTGATGGGTCAGAATGCCGATCCGAACGGACAGACTTCGAAGGAAGATTTCTTCAACGCCGACATCAAGGATCTCGGCTACCTGCCGAACCAGGTTGTACCCCAACAGTCACGCTATGAACTGAAGCGCGGCTCCGTCATCCCCGCGACCATGATTACCGGCATCATCTCCGATTTGCCGGGCCGGATTACAGCGCAGGTGAGCCAGCACATCTACGACAGCGCCACAGGACATTTTCTTCTCATTCCGCAGGGTACCAAATTACTCGGACGCTATGACAGCAAGGTCTCGTTTGGCCAAAGCCGCGTCCTGGTTGTCTGGACGGATGTCATCTTCCCGAATGGCTCGACTTTGCAGATCGGCGGCATGGCTGGAACGGACTCGCAGGGCTATGGCGGGTTTTCCGACAAGGTCAATAATCATTATTTCCGCACCTTCGGTTCGGCGGCGCTTGTTGCACTGATTGGTACTGGCATCGATATGGCAGTTCCCGAGAGTTCCACCCTCGCCACACAGGATACAGCCTCTGACGCGGCACGCAGGAACTTTGCGGAGACCTTCGGCCGCGTCGCGGAGCAGACGATTTCCAAGAACCTGAATGTTCAGCCCACCATCCAGATCCGACCGGGCTACAAGTTCAACGTTCTTGTCGACCAGGATATTGTATTTCCCGGAAATTATGGCGGTTGA
- the trbK gene encoding entry exclusion protein TrbK gives MSRAIVIAIALLVAAASVSAATVFIMKSDERSSSKKSEKFFGVKKDLPPIEKGQEMRPRW, from the coding sequence GTGAGCCGCGCGATCGTCATTGCTATCGCGCTTTTGGTCGCGGCGGCATCAGTGTCAGCAGCAACGGTATTCATCATGAAGTCCGACGAGAGATCCTCATCCAAAAAGAGCGAGAAATTTTTCGGTGTGAAAAAGGACCTGCCCCCGATCGAAAAGGGCCAGGAAATGCGTCCAAGATGGTGA
- the trbG gene encoding P-type conjugative transfer protein TrbG, whose protein sequence is MNTRLDRAAICCMTALALLITATTTGFTQNLTTNEAKGTTLSNKWRGQRGLVTTGADGKVIFLFGETQPSVVCSPLQVCDIELQGGEIVRDVLVGDTVRWKIEPATSGAAGGQAIHLIVKPSEAGLVTSMVVTTSRRTYHIQLKSHPNQYMARVGFEYPEEAATRLSDINARIQTMTNSDGGVPPEQLAFAYSLSGSAPWKPKRVYSDGQKTYIQFPRTLSGQDAPVLFVVSGGQNRIVNYRMKNDMMIVDYNIDKAVLVSGVGWRQQKITIRRGG, encoded by the coding sequence ATGAATACAAGGTTAGATCGGGCAGCGATTTGCTGCATGACCGCACTTGCGCTTTTGATCACGGCGACGACAACGGGCTTTACCCAGAACCTGACGACGAATGAGGCTAAGGGAACCACGCTATCCAACAAGTGGCGCGGGCAGCGAGGCTTGGTGACGACGGGAGCCGACGGAAAAGTCATCTTCCTGTTCGGTGAGACGCAGCCTTCTGTCGTCTGCTCACCTTTACAGGTCTGCGACATCGAGCTTCAGGGTGGGGAGATTGTGCGCGACGTGCTTGTCGGGGACACGGTACGCTGGAAGATCGAGCCGGCCACATCCGGTGCTGCAGGGGGCCAGGCAATTCACCTGATCGTCAAACCGTCTGAGGCGGGTCTGGTGACGTCGATGGTGGTGACGACCTCAAGACGCACCTATCATATCCAGCTCAAATCGCACCCGAACCAGTACATGGCCCGCGTCGGCTTCGAGTATCCGGAAGAGGCCGCGACGAGATTGTCCGACATCAATGCTCGTATTCAGACGATGACCAATTCCGACGGCGGCGTGCCGCCCGAGCAACTTGCCTTCGCCTATTCACTGAGTGGCAGCGCGCCCTGGAAGCCGAAGCGCGTCTATTCAGATGGACAGAAAACCTACATACAATTTCCGCGAACACTCTCCGGTCAGGATGCGCCGGTCCTCTTCGTGGTCTCTGGCGGGCAAAACCGGATCGTAAACTACCGGATGAAGAACGACATGATGATTGTCGATTACAACATCGACAAGGCTGTCCTCGTTTCGGGCGTCGGCTGGCGTCAGCAGAAAATCACTATCCGGCGGGGAGGCTGA
- a CDS encoding TrbC/VirB2 family protein, with translation MLHNRSFRLGLLAALFCTAVAAPALASSGGSLPWEGPLEQIQESITGPVAGAIALAAMAIAGGMLIFGGELNDFARRLVYIVLVAGILLGATTIVGLFGATGASIGITATSLPGTVSQPMSVARGEGANG, from the coding sequence ATGCTGCATAATCGCTCCTTTCGCCTCGGACTGCTCGCTGCGTTGTTTTGCACAGCCGTTGCCGCGCCCGCCCTCGCCAGTTCCGGTGGAAGTCTCCCCTGGGAGGGGCCGCTTGAACAGATTCAGGAATCCATCACTGGGCCAGTCGCAGGAGCAATTGCCCTCGCCGCCATGGCGATCGCCGGCGGAATGCTGATCTTCGGCGGCGAGCTCAACGATTTCGCGCGACGCCTCGTCTACATCGTACTGGTCGCCGGTATCCTGCTGGGGGCGACGACGATTGTCGGACTGTTCGGTGCGACCGGCGCGTCGATCGGCATCACTGCCACAAGTTTGCCAGGGACCGTTTCCCAGCCGATGTCCGTTGCAAGAGGGGAGGGGGCCAATGGGTGA